A genomic segment from Nitratiruptor sp. YY08-10 encodes:
- the trmA gene encoding tRNA (uridine(54)-C5)-methyltransferase TrmA: MECKYFGICGSCSLYEGGYEGQLQKKVDEFEKLFGLEPEIFPSKQSHYRARAEFRIIDGEYAMHRLYEKGLVTIEACEMVLNSIYELMPNLREKIKLNEILSKKLYRVDFLSGLSGESLVTMVYHRPIDEAWKNVASEIAKELNIDIIGRSRGKKIVIGKEYITKKLPVFEKEFLYRHYEGSFTQPNPYVNIQMIEWAGSIAKDLQGDLLELYCGAGNFTLPLSRYFEKVLATEVSKSSIKAAKENAMLNKIENVEFVRLSSQEMTQALRGVREFRRLKEIDLKSYNFKTVFVDPPRCGLDVDTRELVKEFDNIVYISCNPQTLHRDLEELSKTHTIQKMAVFDQFPYTPHLESGVYLRR, from the coding sequence ATGGAGTGTAAGTATTTTGGGATATGTGGAAGCTGCTCTTTGTATGAAGGCGGATACGAAGGGCAGTTGCAAAAAAAAGTAGATGAATTTGAAAAACTTTTTGGATTAGAGCCTGAAATTTTCCCTTCAAAACAGAGTCACTACAGAGCCCGTGCAGAATTTCGGATTATCGATGGGGAGTATGCTATGCATAGACTCTATGAAAAGGGCTTAGTGACCATAGAAGCTTGTGAAATGGTGCTTAACTCTATTTATGAGCTGATGCCAAACCTAAGAGAAAAAATCAAGCTGAACGAGATATTAAGTAAAAAACTATATAGAGTCGATTTTTTAAGTGGTTTGAGTGGCGAATCTTTGGTGACCATGGTATATCATAGACCCATTGATGAGGCATGGAAAAATGTTGCCAGTGAGATTGCTAAAGAATTGAATATAGATATCATCGGTAGAAGCAGAGGGAAAAAAATCGTTATAGGAAAAGAGTATATCACCAAAAAACTTCCTGTTTTTGAAAAAGAGTTTTTGTATCGTCACTATGAAGGAAGCTTTACACAGCCAAATCCATATGTGAACATACAAATGATCGAGTGGGCTGGAAGCATCGCAAAAGATTTGCAGGGTGATTTGTTGGAGTTGTATTGTGGAGCAGGTAATTTTACATTGCCGCTTTCACGCTATTTTGAAAAAGTACTTGCGACAGAGGTGAGCAAATCCTCTATCAAGGCTGCAAAAGAGAATGCAATGCTCAATAAAATAGAAAATGTAGAGTTTGTACGACTTAGCAGTCAAGAAATGACTCAGGCATTACGAGGGGTAAGGGAATTTCGAAGGCTTAAAGAGATTGATTTAAAATCGTACAACTTTAAAACGGTGTTTGTTGATCCGCCAAGATGTGGTCTAGACGTTGATACAAGAGAACTTGTAAAAGAGTTTGATAATATTGTATATATCTCTTGCAATCCACAAACACTCCACAGAGATTTGGAGGAACTTTCAAAAACACATACGATCCAAAAAATGGCGGTTTTTGATCAATTTCCTTATACTCCGCATTTGGAGAGCGGAGTATATCTTAGACGTTAA
- the ychF gene encoding redox-regulated ATPase YchF, protein MGLSVGIVGLPNVGKSTTFNALTKAQNAEAQNYPFCTIEPNKAVVPVPDPRLEELAKIVNPQRIQHSTIDFVDIAGLVKGASKGEGLGNQFLSNIRETDMILHMVRCFEDGNITHVEGSVDPIRDIEIIETELIFADLQQLEKKIERLKKQAKADKKIAPILEVAEELKKHLEELKPVRTFANKNEAFETLNKELRFLSAKPVIFGANVDEEGMLEDNEYVQTVKKYASEVGADVIKLCAKLEEELVGLSDEEAKELLNEMGVEESGLDKIIRTAFNRLGLISYFTAGVKEVRSWTIHKGWTAPQAAGVIHGDFEKGFIRAEVISYEDFIKYGGEQGAKEAGKMRLEGKEYIVQDGDVMHFRFNV, encoded by the coding sequence ATGGGACTAAGTGTCGGTATCGTAGGACTTCCAAATGTAGGAAAATCAACAACATTCAATGCGCTGACAAAAGCACAAAACGCAGAAGCACAAAACTATCCATTCTGTACCATTGAACCAAACAAAGCAGTTGTTCCCGTTCCTGATCCAAGGCTCGAAGAGCTTGCAAAAATTGTCAATCCTCAAAGAATCCAGCACTCTACGATCGATTTTGTGGATATTGCTGGACTTGTTAAGGGAGCAAGCAAAGGGGAAGGCTTAGGGAACCAGTTTTTAAGTAATATCCGTGAAACGGATATGATTTTACATATGGTCAGATGTTTTGAGGATGGAAACATTACCCATGTCGAAGGTAGCGTTGATCCGATCCGAGATATAGAAATCATCGAGACAGAACTGATATTTGCTGATTTGCAGCAATTAGAAAAGAAGATCGAAAGACTCAAAAAACAGGCAAAAGCAGACAAAAAAATAGCTCCAATTTTGGAAGTTGCCGAAGAACTCAAAAAACATCTTGAAGAGCTTAAACCTGTTCGGACATTTGCAAACAAAAATGAGGCGTTTGAAACACTCAACAAAGAACTACGGTTTTTGAGTGCAAAGCCGGTCATTTTTGGTGCAAATGTGGATGAAGAGGGAATGCTTGAAGACAACGAATATGTCCAAACAGTCAAAAAGTATGCAAGCGAAGTGGGTGCCGATGTGATTAAGCTTTGTGCAAAACTGGAAGAAGAATTGGTAGGCTTGAGCGATGAAGAGGCAAAAGAGCTTTTGAATGAAATGGGAGTAGAAGAGTCGGGTCTTGATAAAATCATCCGAACCGCATTTAATAGACTAGGGCTCATCAGTTACTTTACAGCAGGTGTCAAAGAGGTTCGAAGCTGGACCATCCACAAAGGATGGACTGCCCCTCAAGCAGCCGGTGTGATTCATGGCGATTTTGAAAAAGGATTTATTCGAGCTGAAGTGATCAGCTATGAAGATTTCATCAAATACGGCGGCGAGCAAGGAGCCAAAGAGGCTGGGAAAATGAGACTCGAAGGAAAAGAGTACATCGTCCAAGATGGCGATGTGATGCATTTTCGATTTAACGTCTAA
- a CDS encoding leucyl aminopeptidase yields the protein MKCEIVDKKMSQIEADIEIIFVIDKNLDHKWIKDKAELELLGFKGDSEEVAFLPEKRKIYVGSKLDHDEIRIAAAKAVKTLKGKDFKTAKAGVYIQNCPITNIKAFVEGAILGDYEFKKYKSKKDSKGLEKIILANEEYSDKNFTLEKAKESIHEAKIVAKATNMVRDIVNTPPNEIYPETFAELAKEVAHSNDLEIKILDEKDLKKEGMNAFLAVARASSNPPRLVHLTYKPDNAKAKVAIVGKGLTYDSGGLSLKPSDYMVTMKADKSGASAALGIIKAAKKLGLPVEVHAILGLAENMVGGNAYKPDDVLVTKNGKTIEVRNTDAEGRLVLADCLCYAQEKIEPDYIIDMATLTGACVVALGEYTTGVMGHNDTLIESMIGAAKSSGELAGILPFNRYLPKLLESKIADICNISTSRYGGAITAALFLSEFIEEKNKDKWLHLDIAGPAYVEKEWGYNPYGASGAGVRMVIKWLQKEFVYKDLKKHPSK from the coding sequence ATGAAATGCGAAATAGTTGATAAAAAAATGTCCCAAATAGAGGCAGATATCGAGATCATATTTGTGATCGATAAAAATCTTGATCACAAATGGATTAAAGACAAAGCAGAACTGGAACTTTTGGGTTTTAAAGGTGACAGCGAAGAGGTTGCATTTTTACCGGAAAAAAGAAAAATCTACGTAGGAAGCAAACTCGATCACGATGAGATACGCATAGCAGCTGCCAAGGCGGTCAAAACCCTTAAAGGCAAAGATTTTAAAACGGCAAAAGCCGGCGTCTATATCCAAAACTGCCCTATTACAAACATCAAAGCCTTTGTTGAAGGCGCCATTTTGGGAGATTATGAATTCAAGAAGTACAAAAGCAAAAAAGATTCCAAAGGTTTGGAAAAGATCATCCTTGCAAACGAAGAATATAGCGATAAAAACTTTACCCTTGAAAAAGCAAAGGAAAGTATCCACGAAGCTAAAATCGTAGCAAAAGCGACCAATATGGTCCGTGATATCGTCAATACACCACCAAATGAAATCTATCCAGAAACTTTCGCTGAGCTTGCAAAAGAGGTTGCCCATAGCAACGACCTCGAAATCAAGATTTTGGATGAAAAAGATTTGAAAAAAGAGGGAATGAACGCCTTTTTAGCAGTCGCAAGAGCAAGTAGCAATCCTCCAAGACTTGTACATCTCACGTACAAACCGGACAATGCAAAAGCAAAAGTAGCCATCGTTGGAAAAGGTTTGACATACGATAGCGGAGGACTCAGTTTAAAGCCAAGTGATTATATGGTAACAATGAAAGCCGATAAAAGCGGTGCAAGCGCAGCACTTGGTATCATCAAAGCAGCCAAAAAACTAGGACTTCCTGTAGAAGTGCATGCCATTTTGGGACTTGCAGAAAATATGGTTGGAGGAAACGCCTATAAACCGGATGATGTACTTGTAACTAAAAACGGAAAAACGATTGAAGTAAGAAATACAGATGCCGAAGGACGACTCGTTTTGGCAGATTGTCTATGTTACGCCCAAGAAAAGATTGAACCAGACTACATCATCGATATGGCTACCCTAACTGGTGCATGTGTTGTCGCTCTTGGGGAATACACCACAGGTGTTATGGGACACAATGATACATTGATAGAATCAATGATTGGTGCTGCAAAAAGTAGTGGTGAACTCGCTGGCATCTTGCCGTTCAATCGATACTTGCCAAAACTTCTTGAATCCAAAATCGCAGATATCTGCAATATCAGCACATCTAGATATGGTGGTGCTATCACTGCAGCGCTCTTTTTGAGTGAATTTATCGAAGAAAAAAACAAAGATAAATGGCTCCATCTTGATATTGCCGGTCCAGCGTATGTGGAAAAGGAGTGGGGATACAATCCGTATGGCGCCAGTGGTGCAGGCGTTCGAATGGTCATTAAATGGTTACAAAAAGAGTTTGTCTATAAAGATCTGAAAAAACATCCTTCAAAATAA
- a CDS encoding DedA family protein, translated as MKQFFVKNRDWLIQALLGFVFLFIAYLGYQLFQAPGHNLEEKFVYLLKEYGYIILFVWSIFEGETGLVMAGVLSHTGDMNLWLSILIAGLGGFVGDQIYFYIGRFNKHYIHNLMHKQRRKFALAHLLLKKYGWPVIFIQRYLYGMRTIIPMAIGLTRYSAKKFAIINFISAQIWAAMTIIPAYIFGEEILQIVKWAKEHWYYALPFALIIGGSIYYYFHTVTEKKLKERKA; from the coding sequence ATGAAACAGTTTTTTGTAAAAAATAGAGATTGGCTCATTCAAGCCCTTTTGGGCTTTGTTTTTTTGTTTATAGCCTATCTTGGATATCAGCTTTTTCAAGCCCCGGGTCACAATCTCGAAGAGAAATTTGTCTATTTACTGAAAGAGTATGGATATATTATTCTTTTTGTTTGGTCTATTTTTGAAGGTGAAACCGGTCTTGTCATGGCTGGCGTTTTGAGTCATACCGGAGATATGAATCTGTGGCTTTCCATATTAATAGCAGGACTTGGAGGATTTGTAGGAGATCAGATCTATTTTTACATCGGACGATTCAATAAGCATTACATTCATAATCTCATGCACAAACAGCGCCGCAAATTTGCCCTTGCTCATCTCCTTTTGAAAAAGTATGGCTGGCCAGTCATCTTTATTCAGCGATACCTGTATGGAATGAGGACAATAATCCCTATGGCAATAGGTCTGACACGATATAGCGCTAAAAAATTTGCGATTATCAATTTCATCAGTGCCCAAATCTGGGCGGCAATGACTATCATTCCAGCCTATATTTTTGGTGAAGAGATACTACAAATTGTCAAATGGGCAAAAGAGCATTGGTACTATGCCTTACCATTTGCTTTGATTATTGGAGGTAGCATCTATTACTATTTCCATACAGTCACAGAGAAAAAATTGAAGGAGAGAAAAGCATGA
- the trpB gene encoding tryptophan synthase subunit beta, whose protein sequence is MYIPKPSRFDPDEFGHFGIHGGRYVPETLMPILLELEEEYKKIRFDEEFWKEARYYLENYVGRPSPLYYAQNISKELGATIYLKREDLNHTGAHKINNTILQGLVAKKLGKKKVIAETGAGQHGVATATMAALFGLECEIFMGEKDVKRQELNVFRMKLLGAKVHSVKNGSRTLKDAMNEAIRHWVTNARDTFYVIGTVAGPHPYPMMVRDFQGIIGYEAKAQILAAEKRLPDYVIACIGGGSNAMGIFNAFLDEEETQCIGIEAGGLGLDTDKHGASLAKGSPGVLHGQMSYVLQDEEGQILEAHSISAGLDYPGIGPEHSFLKDEGVVKYDAITDQEALHAFVWLSQQEGIIPAFESSHAVAYLKKMGNIQNSLIIVNLSGRGDKDMIQAKSLLHFD, encoded by the coding sequence ATGTATATTCCAAAGCCAAGCAGATTTGACCCGGATGAATTTGGACATTTTGGTATTCATGGAGGACGCTATGTCCCAGAAACCTTAATGCCTATACTTTTGGAACTGGAAGAAGAGTATAAAAAAATACGATTTGACGAAGAGTTTTGGAAAGAGGCAAGATACTATCTTGAAAATTATGTGGGCCGGCCCAGTCCACTCTACTATGCACAAAATATCTCAAAAGAGCTTGGAGCCACTATCTATCTCAAGCGAGAAGATCTTAACCATACAGGAGCTCACAAGATCAATAACACCATTTTACAAGGACTTGTCGCCAAAAAACTTGGCAAGAAAAAGGTCATTGCAGAAACAGGTGCAGGCCAACACGGTGTTGCTACCGCCACAATGGCGGCACTTTTTGGGCTTGAGTGTGAAATTTTCATGGGTGAAAAGGATGTCAAAAGACAAGAGCTTAATGTCTTTCGCATGAAATTGCTTGGAGCAAAAGTTCATTCAGTAAAAAATGGCTCAAGAACGCTCAAAGATGCGATGAATGAAGCTATCAGACATTGGGTAACCAATGCACGAGATACCTTCTATGTCATTGGTACAGTCGCTGGACCTCATCCATACCCAATGATGGTTCGAGATTTCCAAGGAATCATCGGATATGAAGCAAAAGCGCAAATATTAGCAGCTGAAAAACGGCTACCTGATTACGTGATTGCTTGTATAGGGGGTGGAAGCAACGCCATGGGGATTTTCAATGCTTTTTTAGATGAAGAAGAAACCCAGTGCATCGGCATCGAAGCAGGGGGTCTCGGACTTGACACCGATAAGCATGGAGCAAGCCTTGCAAAAGGAAGTCCCGGCGTTTTACATGGCCAGATGAGCTATGTATTGCAAGATGAAGAGGGCCAGATCCTGGAAGCCCATTCTATCAGTGCAGGTCTTGACTACCCAGGGATTGGACCAGAACACTCCTTTTTGAAAGATGAAGGAGTTGTCAAGTATGATGCTATTACCGATCAAGAAGCACTTCATGCATTTGTGTGGCTCAGTCAACAAGAAGGGATTATTCCAGCGTTTGAAAGTTCTCATGCAGTGGCGTATCTTAAAAAGATGGGTAATATCCAAAATTCTCTTATCATCGTCAACCTCTCGGGTCGAGGTGACAAGGATATGATTCAAGCCAAATCACTACTTCATTTTGATTAG
- a CDS encoding adenine phosphoribosyltransferase, which produces MKNLTDEIKQFLLSSIRDVPDFPKPGIVFKDITTLLNNAPAFTMLMDHLEDRYKEKNIEFVAGIESRGFIFGAALATRLGIGFIPVRKKGKLPYTTISEKYALEYGVDEIEIHIDAFRGEGKRVLLIDDLIATGGTAEAAAKLIQKTGQELVEACFIINLKFLNGEEKLKKLTNIYSVLEIE; this is translated from the coding sequence ATGAAAAATCTGACAGATGAAATAAAACAGTTTTTACTCTCTAGCATACGAGACGTTCCCGATTTTCCAAAACCCGGTATCGTTTTTAAAGATATAACTACGCTGCTTAACAATGCACCTGCATTTACGATGCTCATGGATCATTTGGAAGATCGCTACAAAGAGAAAAATATTGAATTTGTTGCCGGAATTGAAAGTCGGGGTTTTATTTTTGGTGCTGCCCTTGCTACAAGACTCGGTATAGGATTTATTCCTGTCCGGAAAAAAGGGAAACTCCCCTATACCACAATCAGTGAAAAGTACGCCCTCGAATATGGTGTGGATGAGATCGAGATCCACATAGACGCTTTTCGAGGTGAAGGCAAAAGAGTACTGCTTATTGACGATCTCATAGCCACTGGCGGCACAGCGGAGGCTGCTGCCAAACTTATCCAAAAAACGGGACAAGAACTCGTTGAAGCCTGTTTTATCATCAATCTTAAATTTTTAAATGGTGAAGAGAAACTCAAAAAGTTAACAAATATTTATAGTGTATTGGAGATTGAATAA
- the rpiB gene encoding ribose 5-phosphate isomerase B, with the protein MKVYIGCDHAGFAIKGLVIELLQKRGYEVEDLGTYSSERVDYPDYAEKVARAVAADKASWGVLICGTGIGMSIAANKIKGIRAAEVHDYYTAQMARAHNDANIVCFGERVVGPGVVESILDAWCNTEFEGGRHENRVKKIMALEEK; encoded by the coding sequence ATGAAAGTATATATCGGATGTGACCATGCAGGTTTTGCTATCAAAGGGTTGGTGATCGAGCTTTTGCAAAAAAGAGGGTACGAAGTAGAAGATCTTGGAACCTATAGCAGCGAACGAGTGGACTATCCAGACTATGCCGAAAAAGTAGCAAGAGCAGTAGCTGCGGATAAAGCAAGCTGGGGTGTACTCATTTGCGGTACGGGGATCGGCATGAGTATCGCTGCAAATAAAATAAAAGGAATCCGAGCAGCTGAAGTACACGACTACTACACCGCACAAATGGCTCGTGCACACAATGATGCCAACATCGTGTGTTTTGGCGAACGTGTTGTAGGCCCAGGAGTTGTAGAATCCATTCTTGATGCATGGTGCAATACAGAGTTTGAGGGTGGACGACACGAAAACAGAGTCAAAAAAATTATGGCTTTGGAAGAAAAATGA
- a CDS encoding site-2 protease family protein — METIKILNIIAMVLALMVSVIGHEIMHGLVAYKFGDPTAKLAGRLSINPIVHIDPVGTIIVPALLYIANAGFIFGWAKPVPVNMQIVLRNAKEFGAIAVSLAGVTYNFILAIISAILLAWLGKPDGLFETFFFLFLAQSVLINIVLGVFNLWPIPPLDGANAVMYLARWLRLDAIVKFYQYLFPYGMILLIVILATPLSQFFFLPVYYLLIALSKLTGIDFIHLLSLLERI; from the coding sequence GTGGAAACCATTAAAATCCTCAATATTATTGCTATGGTCTTGGCGTTGATGGTTTCTGTCATAGGACACGAGATTATGCATGGGCTTGTAGCATATAAATTTGGCGATCCAACGGCTAAACTTGCCGGAAGACTCAGTATCAATCCAATCGTCCATATCGATCCGGTAGGGACTATAATAGTTCCAGCCCTTTTATACATAGCAAACGCCGGTTTTATCTTCGGATGGGCAAAGCCTGTACCGGTAAATATGCAGATTGTTTTAAGAAACGCAAAAGAGTTTGGTGCCATTGCAGTGAGCCTGGCCGGAGTAACATACAACTTCATCCTTGCCATCATCAGTGCCATACTCCTTGCATGGCTCGGAAAACCGGATGGCTTATTTGAGACGTTTTTCTTTCTGTTTTTGGCCCAAAGTGTTTTGATCAATATCGTTCTGGGTGTCTTCAATCTTTGGCCTATTCCGCCACTGGATGGAGCGAATGCAGTGATGTATTTGGCACGATGGCTTAGACTTGATGCCATTGTCAAATTCTATCAATATCTTTTCCCTTACGGGATGATTCTTTTGATTGTGATTTTAGCAACACCATTGAGTCAATTTTTCTTTTTACCTGTCTATTATCTTTTAATCGCATTGAGTAAATTGACGGGAATCGATTTTATTCATCTACTTAGTTTACTTGAAAGGATTTAA
- the lepB gene encoding signal peptidase I — translation MKEKLKKFYHWSNTWTGTIVIVLLVIFFIAQAFVIPSGSMKNTLLIGDHLFVKKFAYGIPTPHIPWLEIPVLPDLDGDGHLIEGPKPKRGDIVIFRYPVNPKIHYVKRCVALGGDEILFQNKRLLIHFREGDDWIQKHYPKNKIVSISGKLWVINPYMDKHPGIHYDPKVDTFRNMLLYYMNKSLAMEPVIVEGLPPYDPQIDVNAFYFKVPKGQFFMMGDNRDHSNDSRFWGPVPYKLIVGKPWFIYWSWDENYVPRWERIGKTVSQIEEAMREKTRGNH, via the coding sequence TTGAAAGAGAAACTCAAAAAGTTCTATCACTGGTCCAATACCTGGACCGGAACGATTGTTATCGTTCTTCTTGTCATCTTCTTTATAGCCCAGGCATTTGTGATTCCAAGCGGAAGTATGAAAAATACACTTCTTATTGGTGATCATCTTTTTGTAAAAAAATTTGCCTATGGAATCCCTACTCCCCATATTCCATGGCTTGAAATCCCGGTACTTCCCGATTTAGATGGAGACGGACACCTTATCGAAGGCCCAAAACCGAAACGAGGAGACATCGTCATTTTCCGTTATCCTGTCAATCCAAAAATCCACTATGTGAAACGCTGTGTGGCCCTGGGAGGAGATGAGATTCTTTTTCAAAATAAACGCCTTTTAATCCATTTTCGTGAAGGGGATGATTGGATACAAAAGCACTATCCAAAAAATAAAATTGTCTCGATTTCCGGAAAGCTTTGGGTTATCAATCCGTATATGGACAAACATCCAGGTATTCACTATGACCCGAAAGTAGATACTTTTAGAAATATGCTTTTATACTATATGAACAAATCTTTAGCGATGGAGCCGGTTATTGTTGAAGGTCTTCCACCATACGATCCACAAATTGATGTAAATGCCTTTTACTTTAAAGTACCAAAAGGTCAGTTTTTTATGATGGGAGACAATCGTGACCATTCCAATGATAGCCGATTTTGGGGACCGGTTCCTTATAAGCTTATCGTAGGCAAACCATGGTTTATTTACTGGAGCTGGGATGAAAACTATGTCCCACGATGGGAAAGAATCGGTAAAACGGTTTCACAGATAGAAGAGGCTATGAGGGAAAAAACGCGTGGAAACCATTAA
- the folD gene encoding bifunctional methylenetetrahydrofolate dehydrogenase/methenyltetrahydrofolate cyclohydrolase FolD, with protein MQILDGKKLSQKIKESIKKEVEELKKEQDIIPGLAVILVGDDPASHTYVKMKARACKDVGIYSIVHEMPESISQREIEETILMMNKNPNIDGILVQLPLPKHIDTTKILELIDPAKDVDGFHPYNFGRLMQGLDTFAPCTPLGVMELLDEYGIDVKGMNACVVGASNIVGKPMAALLLNRFATVDICHIYTKELAEHTKKADLIAVGVGKPNLITADMVKEGAIVIDIGINKVEDKIVGDVDFENVSKKASYITPVPGGVGPMTIAMLLKNTIKAAKQRKRT; from the coding sequence ATGCAGATTCTAGACGGAAAGAAGCTCTCCCAAAAGATCAAAGAATCAATCAAAAAAGAGGTTGAAGAGCTAAAAAAAGAGCAAGATATTATTCCGGGACTCGCTGTGATCCTTGTAGGAGATGACCCAGCCAGCCACACCTATGTCAAAATGAAAGCACGAGCCTGCAAAGATGTAGGAATCTACTCCATCGTTCATGAAATGCCAGAGTCTATCAGCCAAAGAGAAATCGAAGAGACAATCTTGATGATGAATAAAAATCCAAACATCGATGGCATATTGGTTCAACTGCCATTACCAAAACATATCGACACAACCAAGATTTTGGAACTTATAGATCCGGCGAAAGATGTAGACGGATTTCATCCATACAATTTTGGTCGACTTATGCAAGGTCTCGATACATTCGCACCATGTACACCACTTGGTGTCATGGAGCTTTTGGATGAATACGGCATCGATGTCAAAGGGATGAATGCCTGTGTGGTTGGTGCGAGCAATATCGTTGGAAAACCGATGGCTGCACTTCTTCTCAATCGCTTTGCCACAGTAGATATCTGTCATATATATACCAAAGAGTTGGCTGAACATACAAAAAAAGCCGATCTCATTGCAGTAGGTGTTGGAAAACCGAATCTCATTACAGCAGATATGGTCAAAGAGGGTGCAATCGTCATCGATATTGGTATCAATAAAGTCGAGGACAAGATTGTCGGAGATGTGGATTTCGAAAATGTCAGCAAAAAAGCTTCCTACATCACTCCCGTTCCTGGCGGCGTTGGCCCTATGACTATTGCTATGCTACTGAAAAATACAATCAAAGCCGCCAAACAAAGGAAACGCACTTGA
- a CDS encoding cytochrome c: MRLIFVFLFSIYSYALDDSFITKDEYAKMLYKNPRGIGCDKCHGKKGEGRVIGRYRDGNVTKILKGPKITNIDYESFYKALTTQKHYLMPHYFLTDKEIKTLYYYLQSKKKKK, translated from the coding sequence GTGAGACTCATTTTTGTTTTTCTTTTCAGTATCTACTCTTATGCATTGGATGACTCTTTTATCACGAAAGATGAATACGCCAAAATGCTTTATAAAAATCCAAGAGGCATTGGATGTGACAAATGCCATGGGAAAAAGGGAGAGGGAAGAGTTATTGGGAGATATCGAGACGGGAATGTGACGAAAATATTGAAAGGCCCTAAAATTACCAATATCGACTATGAAAGTTTTTATAAAGCACTAACGACACAAAAGCACTATTTGATGCCACACTATTTTTTGACGGATAAAGAGATTAAAACTTTATATTACTATCTCCAAAGCAAAAAGAAGAAAAAATGA
- a CDS encoding CoA ester lyase, giving the protein MIFDAATIERIQAAIDAKDIDFFRSMLQPGKRPKRAKLIHTALMVSAHRAKHLNKLDEIKADAVILNLEDGVAPEYKEIARYALAYFLQHVPENVPLLVVRTNPLQEGGEEEIEFLNPFFPDAFRIPKVRQLSDVKNALWLADDAIDIHLSIETKEAFSLLTQLRVEERVQAYYLGILDLLADLNIEQSVLKLSNPTIDYILARFLVESKTAGVLPVSFVYQEYQNLEEFEAWCKYEKTMGFSAKACISPKQVEIANRIFASFDIERAKYIKKRFEEMAKQGITGFRDEKYGFIDEPIYRDALNILKRL; this is encoded by the coding sequence ATGATTTTTGATGCAGCTACTATTGAGAGAATTCAAGCAGCCATTGATGCGAAAGATATCGATTTTTTTCGATCAATGTTACAGCCAGGCAAGAGACCAAAAAGAGCAAAACTGATTCATACGGCACTTATGGTATCGGCTCATAGGGCAAAACATCTCAATAAATTGGATGAAATCAAAGCGGATGCTGTGATACTCAATCTTGAAGATGGAGTTGCTCCAGAATATAAAGAGATTGCAAGATATGCGTTAGCTTACTTTTTGCAACATGTACCTGAGAATGTACCTTTGTTGGTTGTGCGAACAAATCCTTTGCAAGAAGGAGGGGAAGAAGAGATTGAGTTTTTAAATCCCTTTTTTCCTGATGCATTTCGAATTCCCAAAGTGCGTCAATTGAGCGACGTGAAAAATGCATTATGGCTGGCAGATGATGCAATCGATATTCATCTTTCCATTGAAACCAAAGAGGCTTTTTCCCTATTGACGCAGTTACGGGTGGAAGAGAGAGTGCAAGCCTACTATCTTGGAATTTTGGATCTTTTGGCAGATTTGAACATCGAACAAAGCGTTTTGAAACTGAGTAATCCAACCATCGATTATATTCTTGCAAGATTTTTAGTTGAATCAAAAACAGCTGGAGTGCTTCCAGTAAGCTTTGTCTATCAAGAGTATCAAAATTTAGAAGAGTTTGAGGCATGGTGCAAGTATGAAAAAACAATGGGATTTAGCGCGAAAGCCTGCATCTCTCCAAAGCAGGTAGAGATTGCAAATAGAATTTTTGCTTCTTTTGATATTGAGCGAGCCAAATACATTAAGAAGCGGTTTGAGGAGATGGCCAAGCAAGGCATCACCGGTTTTCGTGATGAGAAGTACGGTTTCATCGATGAGCCAATATACAGAGATGCCCTCAATATACTAAAGCGTTTGTAA